The following are from one region of the Streptomyces decoyicus genome:
- a CDS encoding PP2C family protein-serine/threonine phosphatase, which produces MPSPLFADHPADRPPERDTVESLITQARRLRGDLDAVRRESAVDTGLATDPQLRWQRALCDLAVHHLDDLGGHLDQLREGLPAESEDAPAPEAELPPAAPEPEPHERGALLRRVGSGEWNLLTDEVSWSDELFAMFGRAPSDGPLTLDELPSLVHPDDQEGLATMVTDCLVDGRPIDGEFRIVRPDTSLRTVHMVGEPVLDADGSTACMWAVLRDVSELRRSQQAVRETRDSLHRERHIAQTEHRLAVELQEAVLPPWRGSLRFPQGGPVALDLSGRYLPSGTRDLVGGGWYDALQLPDGTTLLSVGDLTGHGATATSGMAMVLGALRGMAVAGNRPGPLMSFLNQLLDTAAQPALGSAVCGRFDPAARTLEWAQAGHPAPLLFRGGTGRALDPPEGVLLGATSGAAYTQHTEQLEPGDLLVLHTDGLVPRRTHGVHAPHEGTERLLALAPRFAAARSAQDSVRIVVEEFGSAEREDDACVLIARVGD; this is translated from the coding sequence ATGCCGTCCCCTCTCTTCGCGGATCACCCAGCCGACCGGCCCCCCGAGCGCGACACGGTCGAGTCACTCATCACGCAGGCCCGCCGCCTGCGCGGTGACCTCGATGCGGTGCGCAGGGAGTCCGCAGTGGACACCGGCCTCGCCACGGACCCGCAGCTGCGCTGGCAGCGGGCGCTGTGCGATCTCGCCGTCCACCACCTCGACGACCTCGGGGGCCATCTCGACCAGCTGAGAGAGGGCCTGCCCGCCGAGAGCGAGGACGCCCCGGCACCGGAGGCCGAACTCCCCCCGGCCGCGCCGGAACCCGAGCCGCATGAGCGCGGTGCACTGCTGCGCCGGGTGGGCAGCGGCGAGTGGAATCTGCTCACCGACGAAGTCAGCTGGTCCGACGAGCTGTTCGCCATGTTCGGCAGGGCCCCCTCCGACGGACCGCTCACCCTCGACGAGCTGCCGTCCCTGGTCCACCCCGACGACCAGGAGGGGCTGGCCACGATGGTCACCGACTGTCTGGTGGACGGCCGGCCGATCGACGGCGAATTCCGCATCGTGCGCCCGGACACGAGTCTGCGCACGGTGCACATGGTGGGCGAGCCGGTGCTCGACGCCGACGGCAGCACCGCCTGTATGTGGGCCGTGCTGCGGGACGTCAGCGAGCTGCGCCGCAGCCAGCAGGCGGTACGCGAGACCCGTGACTCGCTGCACCGCGAGCGGCATATCGCGCAGACCGAGCACCGGCTTGCGGTCGAGCTGCAGGAAGCCGTGCTGCCCCCGTGGCGCGGCTCCCTGCGGTTCCCGCAGGGCGGTCCCGTCGCCCTCGACCTCTCCGGGCGCTATCTGCCGTCCGGCACCCGCGACCTGGTCGGCGGGGGCTGGTACGACGCACTGCAACTCCCCGACGGCACCACGCTGTTGAGCGTCGGCGATCTCACCGGCCACGGCGCCACCGCCACGTCCGGTATGGCCATGGTCCTCGGCGCGCTGCGCGGTATGGCGGTCGCCGGAAACCGGCCGGGTCCCCTGATGAGCTTCCTCAACCAGCTGCTGGACACCGCCGCCCAGCCGGCGCTGGGCAGCGCGGTGTGCGGCCGGTTCGATCCAGCGGCGCGGACGCTGGAGTGGGCCCAGGCCGGGCACCCCGCGCCACTGCTGTTCCGCGGCGGCACGGGGCGCGCGCTGGACCCGCCCGAGGGTGTCCTGCTCGGGGCGACCTCGGGCGCGGCCTACACCCAGCACACCGAGCAACTGGAGCCCGGTGACCTGCTCGTCCTGCACACCGACGGTCTCGTCCCACGCCGTACGCACGGTGTGCACGCCCCCCATGAGGGCACCGAGCGGCTCCTCGCCCTGGCGCCTCGGTTCGCCGCGGCGCGCAGTGCGCAGGACAGCGTCCGCATCGTCGTCGAGGAGTTCGGCAGCGCCGAGCGGGAGGACGACGCGTGTGTGCTGATCGCCAGGGTCGGCGACTGA
- a CDS encoding DNA-binding protein NsdB has product MDRQPNTRLADLFGLAGWSKGELARLVNRQAAAMGHPQLATDTSRVRRWIDMGETPRDPVPKVLASLFTERLGRVVTIEDLGFARTGRSGKRQAMDGLPWAPERTAAVLTEFTGMDLMLNRRGLVGAGAALAAGSALTGAMYDWLHTDPAPAAAPRHDPFAPDSFDELDQIGLDRYEAAPVGSQEIDALERSVEVFRAWDAARGGGLQRKAVVGQLNEVGGMLAYRHPDHLQRRLWGVAANLAVLAGWMSHDVGLEPTAQKYFIIAAHAAREGGDRPRAGEALSRAARQMVHLGRPDDALDLMKLAKSGSGEETLPRTRAMLHTIEAWAQASKGHGQAMRRTLGEAEDLFVSDKGDVPPPSWMQMFDEADLHGMQALAFRTLADHDPSAARIAQHHAKRALKLRENGRQRSQIFDYISMASACFIGDDPEQADRYARLALVSIGENSSHRTWDRLREMFRLTGQYASYAKIQDLREEIQHVLPKAKPKTKGSGLGPGIGSRVGKNFSA; this is encoded by the coding sequence GTGGACAGGCAGCCGAACACCCGTCTCGCGGACCTTTTCGGCCTGGCCGGCTGGTCCAAAGGAGAGCTGGCGAGACTGGTCAACCGGCAGGCGGCGGCCATGGGCCATCCGCAGCTGGCGACCGACACTTCACGAGTGCGGCGCTGGATCGACATGGGGGAGACCCCGCGCGATCCGGTGCCCAAGGTTCTGGCTTCCCTGTTCACCGAGCGCCTCGGCCGTGTCGTAACCATCGAGGACCTCGGGTTCGCAAGAACCGGTCGCTCGGGGAAGCGGCAGGCCATGGACGGTCTGCCGTGGGCTCCCGAACGGACCGCTGCGGTCCTCACGGAATTCACGGGAATGGACCTCATGCTCAACCGACGCGGCTTGGTGGGTGCGGGCGCCGCACTCGCCGCGGGCTCCGCACTCACCGGCGCCATGTACGACTGGCTGCACACCGACCCGGCCCCGGCGGCCGCCCCACGCCACGACCCGTTTGCTCCCGACTCCTTCGACGAACTCGACCAGATCGGCCTCGACCGCTATGAGGCGGCCCCCGTGGGGTCGCAGGAGATCGATGCGCTGGAGCGCTCGGTCGAGGTGTTCCGCGCCTGGGACGCGGCCCGCGGCGGCGGGCTGCAGCGCAAGGCCGTGGTGGGCCAGCTCAACGAAGTGGGCGGCATGCTCGCCTACCGCCACCCCGACCATCTCCAGCGCAGGCTGTGGGGGGTGGCGGCCAACCTGGCGGTGCTGGCCGGCTGGATGTCCCATGACGTGGGCCTGGAGCCCACCGCCCAGAAGTACTTCATCATCGCCGCCCATGCGGCGCGCGAGGGCGGCGACCGCCCACGCGCCGGCGAGGCGCTCTCCCGTGCCGCCCGTCAGATGGTCCATCTGGGCCGTCCCGACGACGCGCTGGATCTGATGAAGCTCGCCAAGTCCGGCTCCGGCGAGGAAACCCTGCCGCGCACCCGCGCCATGCTGCACACCATCGAGGCCTGGGCGCAGGCGTCCAAGGGCCACGGCCAGGCGATGCGCCGCACCTTGGGCGAGGCGGAGGACCTGTTCGTCTCGGACAAGGGCGATGTGCCGCCGCCGAGCTGGATGCAGATGTTCGACGAGGCGGATCTGCACGGCATGCAGGCGCTGGCGTTCCGTACGCTCGCCGACCACGATCCGTCGGCCGCCAGGATCGCCCAGCATCACGCCAAGCGGGCGCTGAAGCTGCGGGAGAACGGCCGCCAGCGGTCACAGATCTTCGACTACATCTCGATGGCCTCGGCCTGCTTCATCGGCGACGACCCCGAACAGGCCGACCGCTACGCCCGGTTGGCGCTGGTGTCCATCGGCGAGAACTCCTCGCACCGCACCTGGGACCGGCTCCGCGAAATGTTCCGCCTCACGGGACAGTATGCGAGTTACGCCAAGATCCAGGACCTGCGCGAGGAGATCCAGCATGTCCTGCCGAAGGCGAAGCCCAAGACCAAGGGATCGGGTCTCGGCCCCGGAATCGGATCACGAGTCGGAAAGAATTTCTCGGCCTGA
- a CDS encoding aminoglycoside phosphotransferase family protein produces the protein MYAASSAVTAPTRPYRPHPTGSGPYLDPSPSAGALTGLPGGRTRRTQTTGAQPLSGRLDLSGPQGAQLRAAVASVHRICPEFNPVQVLRRSGRSVLLVGTTGRMTAVAKCLLDQSPAWAERFRQEISAYRAFVRHRPPVRVPRLVAADPDNCTLVMERMPGRVAALTRHPSEAPPRADVRAALSAICRINLWRPPAGLFDAPLDYAGRIGRYHDLGLLTDRDLGDLQKLLHGLSHTQGQFCHGDALLNNVLLSPAGPVLLDWDSAGWYLPGYDLATLWSVLGDAPVARRHISQLAQNAGPASRDAFLVNLMLVLTREIRRYETAVQRTMREPTPTGTPGPGLPGVPAAGEEQRLLLRRLHDDCQMARRAVRAAVGTR, from the coding sequence ATGTATGCAGCATCGTCCGCCGTGACCGCCCCCACCCGGCCGTACCGCCCGCACCCCACCGGAAGCGGGCCGTATCTCGACCCCTCCCCTTCCGCGGGGGCGCTCACCGGTCTCCCCGGCGGCCGTACCCGGCGGACGCAGACGACGGGCGCCCAGCCGCTCAGCGGGAGACTCGACTTGTCCGGCCCCCAGGGTGCCCAGTTGCGCGCCGCGGTCGCCTCGGTGCACCGCATCTGCCCGGAGTTCAACCCGGTGCAGGTGCTGCGGCGCAGCGGCAGGTCCGTCCTTCTCGTCGGCACGACGGGCCGAATGACCGCGGTCGCCAAGTGTTTACTGGACCAGTCCCCCGCCTGGGCGGAGAGGTTCCGGCAGGAAATAAGCGCATACCGCGCATTCGTCCGGCATCGTCCGCCGGTACGGGTGCCGCGTCTGGTGGCGGCCGATCCCGACAACTGCACACTGGTCATGGAGCGGATGCCCGGCCGGGTCGCGGCGCTGACCCGGCACCCGTCCGAGGCGCCTCCCCGCGCGGACGTACGGGCCGCGCTCAGCGCGATCTGCCGGATCAACCTCTGGCGTCCGCCGGCCGGGCTGTTCGACGCCCCGCTGGACTATGCGGGCCGGATCGGCCGCTATCACGACCTGGGGCTGCTCACGGACCGGGACCTGGGCGATCTGCAGAAGCTGCTGCACGGTCTGTCGCACACCCAGGGCCAGTTCTGTCACGGCGATGCGCTGCTGAACAATGTGCTGCTCTCCCCCGCGGGCCCGGTCCTGCTGGACTGGGACAGCGCGGGCTGGTATCTGCCGGGCTACGACCTGGCGACGCTGTGGTCGGTGCTCGGTGACGCGCCGGTGGCCCGCCGGCACATCAGCCAGCTCGCCCAGAACGCGGGACCGGCCTCGCGGGACGCCTTCCTGGTGAATCTGATGCTGGTGCTCACCCGCGAGATCCGACGCTATGAGACCGCGGTCCAACGGACCATGCGCGAACCCACGCCGACGGGCACACCGGGCCCGGGACTACCCGGCGTACCCGCGGCGGGCGAGGAGCAGCGGCTGCTCCTGCGCCGGCTGCACGACGACTGCCAGATGGCACGTCGTGCGGTGCGGGCGGCGGTCGGCACCCGCTGA